GGAGTCCTCCATGGCGGCGACGGACTGCCGGGGAAGACGCACCGGAGCGGGAGGTGGCGGGGCAATGGTGGCggagggtggggggggggggggggtgggacggccgcgcggaaatgtccctcccgccaaatCTTACTGCGGATAGGGGCCGAGCTCGGGTCGTCCTCCCACGCCGTGAATCTAGAGGTCGGGGGAGATCTTTTGACGCGCCCCGCAAAATTTTTTACGGATCGGACGCATATGCGTTGTCTGATCGGGCAGGTTTTCCCACGCCGACCCGtattttgacggttattttacgGGTCGGGGCGGGATgcagggtctgctagagatgctcttagctGTAGTTCTCTGTGTTCAAAGAAACAAGTAGTACGCCTTTGTAGGATTACCTTGGGCTTTGGTTGCCCTCGTAAGCACACCAAAAATGCTAGACTTACGTAATCTGATACGTTTGTCATGAGCACCCTCGGCAACACACCACGGCGGATCCTATTTTGCGTAATCTGTTGTTACTTTTGTTTAAAATtttcgtttttcttttcttttttcattttccttttccttctttttgttttctatttccgttttctcttttttgttttttcctttccaAACTCACAAACACTTTCTGAAATCTGGAAATAGATTTTTCACATCAGCGAACATTTTCTTAAATTCAAAATTTGTTTATTGAATACACAAAATGATCTGATCTCAAaaattgttcatcaaattttaaGCAATATTCATTGAATCTAAATTTTCTTAAATACAAAAATTGTTCATCGaaattaaaaaatattcatgcagaaaccaatttttttcatctaaattcaaaaaatgttcatttgTAGAATTGTGAACatatttttgaattcgtgaacATTATCTAAATTCTTGCAAAATTTTATGTAttagtgaacattttttgaaattctaaACTTCTGTAAAAATTCCAAACTTTTTGAAGAAGCAAAAAATGTTCTTGGATTCAAAAAATATTATCAAATTCAAAataatgttcattaattttaaatTTTCGCCATCCAATACAAACATTGTTCATAAAAAAATTAAATTTTGTTCATCAAAACAAAAAaagttcatttttttattttctgacCATTTacgaaatcatgaacattttgtaATTTTGCGCACTTTTTTTGcaattgtgaacatttttaaaaaatttGAACTTTATTTGGAATGTCGACTTTTTTGAAGAAGCAAAAAACTAAACcgaaaaggaaaacaaaaaacaaaagaaacagTAAAAAAATAGGGGAGCCCTGTCGAAGTCCCGCCTGGGCGTGAGGGGGTGCATGTTGTGCCCTTTTCCCAATGCCCAGCGCATGAAATAGGAACTCCCACATATCACCTCGTGTGGTTTGTGATGTTTTTTTCTCAGGTTTTGCCTTTTCTAtggtttttgtttttctttcaattttatttttgtttgctttattttattttatagaGTTACAGTCATGTTGAAGACATGCACCTGCAGTTGGGATGACACTTGTAGTTGAGTGTCTCATGGCAGACATGTGACTGTCTCTTCTTTCAAAAAAAATATCACTGAGTTGTAGTCGTGttgaagacatgcagttgcgatCTGAGGCAAAACTTGTAGTCGCATGCCATGTGTGAGACATGCAACTACCCCCTCCCTCCACGACAAAACAACACAGAGTTGCAGTCGTTACAGTTCCATTGACGACATGCGGTTGCAGTTGGGCAGACAGTTATAGTTGCACAATTAGTGAAAGACATGCAACTCACCTCACCATACAAAATACTAAGACATGCAGTTGCAGTTGtggcgacacttgcagttgcatgccaaGTGGAAAACATGCAACGGCCCCTCCTTCCCAACAAAACACCACGAAGTTATAGTTGTGTTGAAGACATGTACTTGCGGACGGGGCGACACTTGCAGTTACATGCCTAGTGTAGACATGCAACTCACccaaccccctcccccctcccgccGCGCGCCAAAAACACTATAGGGTTACATTTATGTTGAAGACATGTAGTTGTAGTCGGGGCGACACTTGCATTGTGCGACTAGTGGCACACATGCAAATCCCCCCTCACCACTACCTGGACACCACTGAGTTGCAGTCGCACTAAAGACATGTAGTTGTAGCCGGGGCGACACTTGCATTTACATGCCTATTGTAGAcatgcaaccccccccccccccccccacaaaaCACCACTGAGTTACATATGCGTTGTAAGACATGCTGTTGCAGTCGGGCGATACTTGCAGTTGCAAAACTAGTGAAATACATGCTTTTATCCCTAACTACAGGCTGTGCCCggtaaaaaaggaaaaaaatgctCGATACGCCCCAAAACAGGCCGCAACACAACGAGACAAAAGCACATTGTGCAATCCACATACGCTTACACAAATCCTAAAGCCTTCCAGATCCAATGGCCAAAATACATGACTGAGACTTGACTAATACTCAGTCGATAGAGCTTTAGCAATCCCGTTTGATAAAACACCACAGAAAGTAAAAGAACAATAATAATAGAGAAACCAGTAAAAAATACCAAAAAGTAAACAACAAAGAAAAATGGAAAACTGAAAGGAAAAAAAGGCTCACCTCCTTCTAGCTTCTCTCTCCTGAACACCTCCCTCACTCGTTCTTCTTAAATCCCTTCCCAAGATGCAAGACTTGCAGACAAACTAAAAAAGTAAAAGGGAAACATTGTAGCCGGTCGACCGGCCAGGATTTTGGCCGGTCGGCTTGCTCACAGGCGTTTTCCCAGGCTCCACCATCTCTCTTCCCTACCAACCACTCATTCCCCTTCCTTATCTTTTTATCTCTAACCCACCCAACTTTGTCGTTCCTTCATCAATCGTGACGCGGCCGccgaccaaaccagctgcctcctCCGCAGATCCCCATTGCCTATGAGCGACCCATCCTCTCGCTGTCGTCTAGTTCCTCTCGAGACGCACAAAAGCATGGCACTGGAGCACCCAAAATATCAACCGTTGATGCAAGGTGTCCTCATAGGGAGGAGTTGTGTGAGGGGCTCGCCGGCGTGGCAGCGATGGTACCGGCAGTCACCGTGTGCATTTGCTGCGAGCGGTGCTGTCATGCCCCATACTGCAACCAACGAAGGTCATGCGCCACAACCGACGTGATGCGAATGGGAGGCCCCACAAATTTTAGGATGGCAGTCATCATTTGTTCGAATAGGCATTggtgattgctaccactcaagcTGGGCGTTTGGGAAAGCGATCATTTTTTTGAAACTCCTAAGAAAATGGAAACAtcaacatttttaaaaatttGTAAACAGTTTTTGAAAACGGGAACATTTTTCCAAGTTCTGTATAGTTTTTAAATAACCttctgaacaatttttgaaaaaacaaaaacaaactTTGAAAACATGAACTTTATTgaaatttgtgaacaatttttgaaactCCTGCAAAAATGGAAACatacatttaaaaaaaattgttaacTATTTTTGAAAGCAGGAACATTTTTTGGTATTCTGAAAATGTTTTGAAAAAGTTGTAAAACTTTTGAAGAAAAACATACCAAACAAAATTTTAAAAACGATCATTTTTTGGAAAATTGCGAACAATTTTGaaagatgaacattttttgaactcTGGAAAAAATGGACATTTTGAGAACAATTTGCAACAAGAACAATTTTTTAAATTTGGGAAAATTTGTCTATAATGGGAACATTTTTGAAACTCTAAACATTTTTCCAAAAGTACAAACATTCATTGAAAAGTATGGACATTTTTCAGATTGATGAacacaaaaaatgaaacacaagggttgtaaaaatataaaaaaattgaagaaataaaaataatatgacaggaaagaaaagaaaaaaaatagaaacaaaacaaaaataaaatgaaaagggaaaaaggagagaaaataaaaaaacagaacAAGGAAAAAATGGTTCAGGAACCTTCTAGAAGTTTCCCCAAAACCAGAATAAACCGACTGGAAAcctctagaaggttcccaaaacagGGGACGTTGGAACTCTTAAACGGGCCGGCCCACTCGAGCGATCGTTCGATCTCCCCTGTGCGAAACCTGGACAGCTTGACACAACGTGCGTCTAATAGGAAATTCCGCGAAGCCCCTCGGGCactaaaaaaggaaaaaaaacatgACGCAAGCCGACGGGGTTCTCACAAGGGCCGATAACAACATGGACAAATGTTAAAGCATCAATCAAAATATCTGATGGTTAGGAGGGTTTATTGAGACTTGattaaatctcagtcgactgagatttagCAAACCCATTTGTAATTTGTAAACGGGTTTGCTATTTCTCAATCGGTTGAGAAAATAGCTATAGCTCAATTGATGCTATAGCCATGAGATTATATTAGAGATTCGTGTCGTTTTTCTGCTTTTAGTATTTGATTGTTGTTTCACCTTTTTATTGTTTTTCACAGGAGACGTTGGATTGAACTCTAGGCGTTTTTCCGTACTTTTTATATAGAAACAGAGAGACTATTCCTCACTCAACTTCCGAATAGTTATATTTCTTTGTCAAAATTTCTAGCCGTATGATCCATTTGTATTTAGAGAATCTTATTGTCTAGTTCGGAATCAAATTGATTTATAAATACTCATTTATCAAAGGCCTAAAAACTGGAGAAACAATAATTTCTCGCGCCGTTTTAACGCAAATCCTCACAAGCTAGTACAAGTTTTATAGTTGATCGATCCTGCCTGATTTTTAATGCTTGTCTCTTTTAAGGCCGTGATCCAAGATAATTGTGGATAATTTATATTGTATGCTAATACTCCCTTTGTCGGGATTTATAAGGCCTAATAAGTAGTTCAAATTTATCTTCGAGATTAATTATATGTGGTAAGTATGCTAAAAAAAATTATTCCATCAATTCATATTAAAAAACAATCGGATGATATTATTCTATGACATATATTTTATATATTACTCTCCATCAACGACGGTTGCTGTTCtagtgcgctggtcctatggggtcTTAGCACGACAACTTCTCGACTGTCTAGTATAACAAGTATTGCCTGGCTCCgacgagggaggggcgatgacggcgacgCGCCTTCGACTCGCTTCAGTTCTTGTAGTCGTTGCTAGGTGGTCTAtgaatctggatgtaatttttattatttctggtatTCATTGTACTGTCATGACTGGAGATGAATAGATCGAAAGTTTTCTAGTAAATAAAATATTATTGATCTAATTAATTGTGAGAGTAAGCGTTATAAAcaagatggagggagtagtatccaGGAAGGGCTAGGTATGAAGTTTTTTCCACAGCTCAATAAgataaaaaatatattttttattaGGGAAATAAAAAAACAGGTTTTTTCAGCTAAAATAAAAAATAGGTATGTGCTATTTTTTTTTGAGAGAGCTAATTTTTGTTTCTTAGACGAGGTACGGAGAGTTCTGGCCCAAAGTATATTGGGCTTGGCCCTAATAGATTGACTCCGATGTTTAAAACAGGACCAAAAGAGTGCTACTGTACTGTACTGTCCAGCCCAACAAAGCTGTCTCAGTTCTCTCTCAAAAAAAGAAAACCTAAGCCATCTTGTACGACAACGACGCGTGGCGGTCGACGGCAGCTCAGTGACGCGGTGGCTCCGGCCGTCGGCTGCGGTGTGCGGAGGCGCCGAGGAGGATCGAGGAGAAGCAGCGTCGATGCGGTCGCGACGGAGCGCGCGGGCGGGGTCGGCGCTGGAGCCGCTCGGATGCCGGCTCCGTCGGCCCAATCGACGGCGACCGGATCTAAGCGGCGCCCGCACGCCACCGAGGGGGAACAAGAAGTCGAAGCGAGGAGCCGAGCCTCCCTGAGCCCAAGCCTCCCTCGTGTCTACTCTGGCGCCAAAAGAGAAAAGCTTCAGGCAGATCTGCTCTAGGTACCGCCCGCCCAACCAAAGCCTCTTTTTACCGCAGCCATCGTCAGTGTAAAAATGTGAGATGCCGTTATCCTTTTTAGACTTCAACGGGAAGATCAAGATGGGGATCAAAGGTGAATAAATAATTTTTTTTTAGAGCAAGTGATAAGGGGCGATGGAATATTTGGGGGGAATAAATCGACGAATTCAGATTGAGAAAAGGGAATAAAGTGGCACCAATAGTGCTCTGCATGTCTAGAACCTGGAGCTTGATAATACGTCGTTGTCATCTCAAATAAAACCATTTTTTCCTAAGCAAACCCCCAATAGTCCCAGGTATATTGTCTCGTGCAGCACCGGATTTTTCTTTTATCACCGGATAGTATCCGTAGCTGTCAAAGCACTGCTTGCTACGCGGAGTTTCCGCTGCATGGGATGAAAATCTGTATATGCCGTAGCGCGTGCTTTGCACATGAGCTTCCTCTGAGGGAACAAAGGGAGGAATAGTATTCTTTGGGGACACGGGGAACAATCTTTTCAAATCATAATTGAATTGGAATTGTAAGCTTAGAATCCTTTGCCTTTTTGAGAAAGCAGAGTACCGTTTAGTTGCAGTATGGACTGAACTTCACCTTCACCAGATCAGTACCCATTCACAGGAAAGATTTATTAGATTAGATTTTCACCAGTTGGTCTTTGATTTGCTTTGCCCGTCGACATCCCATGGTTGAATCGACAACGAACATGGTTTAGTGCAAACAGTATTTGCAACCGGTAACGTCTTTACCTTTGCACTTCAGTGTGGAATTGATTCCTCTGCAAACCAGCAGCGGGAGAAGCATCGACTCAACCTTGCTCTTGCCCTGCCGTTTATAGACACTAAAGCATCCAGGTCAGAAAACCAAAGCTGTATGGTAGATGGTAACTGACCattctcttggttgaaaagggaacaCCTTGCTGATGTGTCTACACTTGATTAATGTTTTGATATTTTTTGATGGTGGTCAATCTGGCTAGTGTGAATGCTTGTTCCAATGATCTGCAACAGATCGGTTTCCACAAAATGCCACACAGAGGAGCAATTGCCGCATAAATAAATATGTTAAATTGCATGAAAGTATGTTTATTCTAGATTAGATTGTGAAAAAACCAAATGAACTTGTAAGTTAGTAGTAGAGCTGCCCAGTTGTTGCAAAATCTGTAAATACAGTGTGCCTTGGTGAAAAACATACTTCTTTTTTAGATACGGAAATCCTTATCACCAAACTTCTATCATTTATATTCATATATTACGCTGCAGGTCTTACTTGGTCTCTGAGAAACAGGGTTATTCGTGTTTCTTCTACTCACGTTTGAGTTCCTGATGACAACAGAGGGAAAGGAACAGACATACTTAGGGTAGTCCCGACAGATCCTTTTCATGCAAATAAAACAGTACGGACAGCTGACTAGAAGTGAACATGGAACCTCTTGAATTATTGCGTAAAGGTGTGATTTGGGAGAATATATGTTGATCAGAATAGGTTTTGTGAACGTCTGTAGGTCATGCACGTATGCAGAGAATCGATTCTGAAGTGGTTATATATATTTAACCCCAATAATACAATCTGCCCCTGGCATATAATGCCACTTCCAACTTTAGTACTATCTTTGGGAGGTTGCACAACATCTAGAATGGACAAGACATGCAAACTCTTTATTAAATTAAATTAGTAAAAGGTAAAATGTTAACTGAAGAGAATTAGCTTTACCTATTTTCTTTTCCAGTCTGGAGTTTCAGCTCCATGCAGCCATGGCTCCACCCTCTAGCGCTGTTTGATGCAGATAGGTCCAGATAGGAATGTCTGCTACTTTCTTAATTTTTAGTTGTGTGATAAGGTTTTCAATCATGCTCTGCCTTGTTTATCGTGCCTTTCCAacaatatttttgtgtgttgatgCTGTAGAGAAATATTAGAGGGAGTTTGTAGGAAGAGTGTTATGATACTCCATCTTCACCAAGCAATTTTGTAATGGACAGTGATACAAACCCTGATGAAGCATCCAAGGGTTATTGAGTTTTGAGTTATGGCTCCATGGAGCCAAGAAACTTTTTCCTTTTCTTGTTCACTGTTTTCGCTTGAAATAATAAGCCTACTAAGTCCTGAGCTACTAGTATCTTCATTGAACTGTTAATTTTGTCACCATGAATCTTGTAGATCATTTTTCTTAAAAGTTACATGCATCTATTTTGGCCTTTCCAGTTATTTTTCTGCCTACCATTGTGCACTGCAGAACAGAGGATGACAAATATCCAGCATATTGTACTTTTCTCGCAGGCAAATATATTATTATACACAGCTGCATGCTTAATCAGGGATGCCCATACAGGAAGCCGGTAACGAAGCTAGAAGCACATTTACTCTGTAATTGATCTAGAGCACATTTACTCTGTAATGGATTTACACATATGTAACAGTATGATTCCATGGATACAAGCAACACTTACAAGATTTGCATTGAGCCTGTATGTATAATAAGGGGAATACATATGAGAAAGGCTAGTTTAAACAATTCATTTAAGCTGAAATTTTAGCCAGCATTTTTACTACAGAACTATATTTACATTTTCTGTACAGTTGAATTTATTCAAATTCGTTTATGAACTTTTATTTTCCTCACTTTAATTGTAATAGCTGGCCTCGTTTTTTTTATCTGCCTTTCTTTTTCGTTCTTACAGTTACTGAAGTAATGTGGCATTTTGGTCTAAGGTGGGGGCACTAGGATTTCTATTAGCCACACGAAGTGTGCATAACTGCTAGATCTGCACCTCCCCAGGTACATATTGTGGAAGAATCAAAATCTAAAGAATATATCCTTTGATCCTAATTCCTCACACCATTGTCCATGGATAAATTAAAAGACCTTAAACTAACAATTTCTctgaaaaaagagagaaaaggtgGCCAGTAATATATAGCAGAAAACAAGTTACTGATCAGGCTATCTTATTGTGCTGAATTTGTTGCTCTTGAATCTTGTAATATTCATGGTGTCGATTCAGTCTCGAGCTATTTTTATGGTCCAACTAATCAACTGTGTTTGTAGTATTTAAGTAACTCTTTAAGCAACATGCATGAAAGACTGGTTTATACTTGCATGCCCGGTAGACACCATTCTTACTTGACATTTGCCTGCCTGCACATTTACAACTGAACTGCTGTAGCCCTAGCTTGAAATTTAGATCATAATTATAAAACCAATGAGGTATCCATGCCAATGAAAAGTTGATTTGCGCGTATATACACAAAATATTTGCCTGAGTTACCTTAATCAAATTATGTTACTGAGACAACTATTTGATTTTTGGAGTAGTTAATTATAGCGCAATTACATTTATGGTTGGAAGAATCAGTTAGACACATTCAGAAGTAATATACCGCGGTGTAGACTCAGGATGTAACACTAAAATTCTCCTATCTTTGGCACCACTTTTCTGTTGCATTGTGGTCTTTCTTGGTTCTCCCCGTCCTTTTTTCTCCATTCACCCTTCAATCTGGATAGCTCAGTTAGAAAGGCTAGGTCAGAGCATCTCTGTGCCTCCAAAGCCGCCCTGGATTCGCAATTATTGAGGCGCCTCCACTATAAAAAGGCAACCATCCACAAGAAGTAAGAACACAGCGAGCAAGCAAGCAAAGCACACAACAAGGACAAGACAGCAGCTGAGAACCCTAGTACTGAACCAAAAGCCTTCACAGGGTATGTGACCCTTCCCGTTTTTCTCCTGTTCTTTTGGACGATTTGTTTAAGACCAAGTTCCTTGATTGTTCTTCCGGCTCATCTGTCAGACTGGGACCATTTGCCTATGTAATCTTCTTGAAAAAGGCCATATACTCTTATTCTTGTTCTTAATCTACTAATAGTTGCTCAAAAAGTATTTGTGCAAGCGTAAGTGTGATGCATGTGATGTGCATAAGATTTTAAATCCTAGCTAAACAGATTCAATCGGTTCTTTCATAGATTAAACTGACTAGTTTTGTTTTCGTTATTTTTATTGGCTAATTAGCATGTTCTCTCTTTGCATAGCGTTTTGCTTGCCTTGTATTTTCCACCTTTTTGGGGCACCAtctaaaaatattatcttatgTATCTACATGTGCAAATGATAGAGATGGAGCGCCGACTTAGCCTAATTTAGTTAAGGCGACCTTGATTTTGTTTCTCTGCTGCCTTGTCTAGCCTGTACAATATTCCTCCTTTTAGTTTGTGTTTACATGGGCTCACATTGGCCCAGGACATATTCCCATACATACAATTACCACAGTACTATGGTTCTGTAATATCTCTATGCTCATACTAAACATATATGGAGCAATGAGCTAATAATTAGTAGTACTTCAGGTATAACTTATGTCTAGTTCTTTTCTTCCCTTTATGTCACTAACTTCTTGACACatccatgcatgcatgtatacagGGCTTACTGCGAATGAACACCCAGAGGAAGCCTGGAGACTGGAACTGCAACTCGTGCCAGCACCTCAACTTCAGCCGCCGTGACTTCTGTCAGCGCTGCCGTGCCACGCGCTCGGATCTGCAGCTCGGAGACGGCCGCTGTATAGGTGGTGTGCTGACCTCCCTGGACGTTCGCCCAGGTGACTGGTACTGCAATTGCGGCTACCACAACTTCGCCAGCCGCTCCAGCTGCCTCAAGTGTGGCACCATCGTGAGGGACTTCCCAGCAGGCCAGGGTGGCACTGGCGCTGCTGAGAGCGGTGGAGTTCgtgctgggtggaaagcaggtgATTGGATATGCGCAAGGTGAGCTATAGCTTTACTTCAAACATAGATGCCAGCCTTATAACCTATATGCATCCTTTATCCTGATAACTTATGCATGGCAAGAAACAGTAACTTGCAGGCATACATATTTTGGAATGACAGTTAACTAAACAACAAAACTTGTAGAACATACTCTTGTAGAATAGTTTGAATCATGTTTTGACACAAAACTATTTGGGTCTGTCTATTTTTTCCAGGCCTGGCTGTAATGTGCACAACTTTGCAAGTAGAATTGAGTGCTATCATTGCAATGCACCTAGGGAAGCAGGTATATTGTCTTCTTCAATTTGCAACCTATGTTATTTTGGTGCCTTAATGTACAACTACTCTTTGGTCAAATACATGCATGTTTGATTCAAATCTGCATCCAACGCCCTGTGAAGAAGAGCTAAAAAACTGTTTGACAACAGTTAATTGTAGTAAAAATTACTTGTAGGTGTCTCATCAAGCAACCCCGAAATCATTTGTTTGCACTGCAATTTGCAAATGTGCGTCCAAGATCTATTCTCTGTGCCCTAAAATGGAATGGTTCTGTTGTACCAAAATAAACAGGCACCGGGAAGTGAGGAGCAACCATGCCGGCCGAGATCGAGAGGCGTGACAAGACGGCTTAGGACGAGAGCAACCATTGTCACACTCGCAAGCTCCGATCCAGGAAGAATAAAACTACACAGTAGTATATATGCTGATGTATTGCCACCTGTTATACTACTACAACCGTTGCATGGTTGCGAGGGCAGGAGAAGTTCCCTTAGATG
This sequence is a window from Aegilops tauschii subsp. strangulata cultivar AL8/78 chromosome 7, Aet v6.0, whole genome shotgun sequence. Protein-coding genes within it:
- the LOC109771084 gene encoding RNA-binding protein involved in heterochromatin assembly dri1, coding for MNTQRKPGDWNCNSCQHLNFSRRDFCQRCRATRSDLQLGDGRCIGGVLTSLDVRPGDWYCNCGYHNFASRSSCLKCGTIVRDFPAGQGGTGAAESGGVRAGWKAGDWICARPGCNVHNFASRIECYHCNAPREAGTGK